GGCCGCGCCGTCGGTGGTGGCGAGCTTCGCCTGGACGGTCTTGCCGGCTTCCTGATCCCCCTTCACCAGGACGATGAGCGGACCGTTGAAGCCAGGGCCGAAGCCCTCGGCGAGCAGGTCGTACGCGTGCCGGGAGGTGGTCTCCTCGGGGTCGTTGCCGGAGTCGGCGAAACCCAGCCGCATGCCCAGTGCCGGTGCGGACAGCGCAACGAGCGCGACCACCCCGACCAGCAGGGTCGGGATCGGGCGTCGCTGCACGGCGCGTGCCATGGCGCGCCAGCGGATCCTCGCGTCGAGCCGATGCTGGCGAACTGCAGCCCGACGTGGTGCTCATGGACATCCGCATGCCCGGCATGGACGGACTGGAAGCCGCTCGTCGCATCGCCGCCGACCAGCAATTGGCGGCAGTGAAGGTGGTCATGCTGACGACTTTCGACCTGGACGAGTACGTGTACGGAGCCTTGCGGGCCGGCGCCACCGGCTTCCTCGTCAAGGACACCGAACCGGCAGAACTCCTGCACGCGGTGCGCGTCGCCGCGCGAGGCGACGCGCTCATCAGCCCCTCCATCACCCGCCGACTCATCGCCGAATTCGCCAACCGCCCGGACAACACCCGCAAGCCCGACCGTCGCCTTGATGCCCTGACCGGCCGCGAACGCGAAGTCATGCAGCTGATCGCGGCCGGGCGCACCAATGACGAGATCGCCGCACAGCTGGTGGTCTCCCCGCTGACCGCGAAGACCCATGTCAGCCGCATCATGGCCAAACTCGGGGCCCGGGATAGATCCCAAGTCGTGGTCATGGCCTATGAGTACCGCATGGTCAGCCCCGGTTGGCTCACGGACTGAACTCCCGGCTACGCGGGCAACTGACACCATGCCAGCCGCGTGGGCGAGCGGGGGCAGAAGGTCCCGTCCTTCTTGAAGAGCGTGGCATCTGTCGCAGGCCCGCCACTCGTCTCGCACGGCCCTGCCGGCGGGTTCGCATACGAGTGTGGGAGCGCAGGGTCCTCCCCCTGCCCGGCTTTCACTCCGTGTCGAAGTCCGTGCTCCGGGAGACCTCCTCCCACTCGGTGAGCTCGGCCCGCACGGAGTCCAGGTGTGCGGTCAGGAACTCGACCGCGTCTCCGCCGAGGGCAAGGCGGAGCGGGGTCTTCTCGGCGTCCAGAGCCAGCCGGATCGCCGCCGCGGCCTTCGCCGGATCGCCGGGCTGGCTTCCGTCGCTGCCCTGCACCAACTGCCGGGTCGCGCCGACCTTCTCCCTGTACGCCGGGTTCTCCTCGGAGAAGTACGCCGCGCCCTTGCCGAAGAGGTTGGTACGGAACGCGCCGGGCTCCACGATCAGCACCTTGATGCCGAACGGCGCCACCTCGTCGGCCAAGCCCTC
The Streptomyces sp. CGMCC 4.7035 DNA segment above includes these coding regions:
- a CDS encoding response regulator transcription factor codes for the protein MPWRASGSSRRADAGELQPDVVLMDIRMPGMDGLEAARRIAADQQLAAVKVVMLTTFDLDEYVYGALRAGATGFLVKDTEPAELLHAVRVAARGDALISPSITRRLIAEFANRPDNTRKPDRRLDALTGREREVMQLIAAGRTNDEIAAQLVVSPLTAKTHVSRIMAKLGARDRSQVVVMAYEYRMVSPGWLTD